The following coding sequences lie in one Leptospira inadai serovar Lyme str. 10 genomic window:
- a CDS encoding Lar family restriction alleviation protein, whose product MIEKEITINDCPFCGNSEVALIDDVVEPTSLGRYLAYYTCTVCNCRGPQLLFRRGVRKTDALRLAAEDWNKRGNDEKVNIGAIAGAEQRTEDRRLRTVH is encoded by the coding sequence ATGATCGAAAAAGAAATAACCATTAACGATTGCCCGTTTTGCGGAAATTCCGAAGTCGCATTGATAGACGATGTCGTGGAACCGACCTCGTTGGGAAGGTATCTTGCTTATTACACTTGTACGGTTTGCAATTGCAGGGGACCGCAACTTCTATTTCGTAGAGGAGTGAGAAAAACGGACGCGCTAAGACTTGCAGCGGAAGACTGGAATAAACGCGGAAACGATGAGAAGGTGAATATCGGTGCGATTGCGGGCGCGGAGCAGAGGACGGAAGACAGAAGACTGAGGACAGTACATTGA